Proteins encoded within one genomic window of Vulgatibacter sp.:
- the gspD gene encoding type II secretion system secretin GspD: MPILRTATATLASASLLLAPLTAIAQVPVRPPAPVDKKEKLEEREAQKNRLRLPGGVLNQQLQAQRPGPQTQPIRPSTPLPPRPNAPAAPVPPPAPPTTRAQQGTTSGTGTAAGTTNGRTAEEQQEMREEARRRGRFQLDFDKADIADVVQTISDFTGKLFIVPENVRGKITIVGPEDGTGLVTANEAYAAFLSALEANNWTVYPVGQYLKLVEKRAAPNSHVWTYTDPNAPIPADERMVTKVLRLKYAETDSLANPLKQLASKDASIIPLPPDTLIITEVALNLRRIERIIQSLDQPGGGDELRILQVEYANAQELADKLLQIFESQGGGGQAAARGRATPAKPATAAAPGADLEGGAVSITRVIADERTNKLIVIASSRAFDQITDLVRQLDVPTGDTGRVNVYYLENANAEELATTLQGLTTGGTAAPARPTPRRAARPGQDQAQPGTAELFAGEVKISADTATNSLVIVASAQDYKSITKVIERLDIPRRQVFVEAVIMEVNLRNNDEYGLSFHGGATVDTEDGIAPIIAGSQVGPARSLNLSSLVSLGGFLAGMQGPPIPAAAELGVALPSFGVVLHALSSNSDVNVLSTPHILTSDNEEAEITVGQNVPFQAGFAPQGISNLLSGAAGGTGASSALLGSALGGLGGGLSSFYAPIQRQNVELKLKIKPQINESDYIRMEVEEQTEEIAEQDPTLGPTTAKRTAKTVVVAKDQTTVVIGGLIQERTINSVAKTPILGDIPVIGRLFRDTSTTKARTNLLLFLTPYIIRDQSDFRRIFERKMRERDEFIAAFYGTSTEYEVPIDYARKAGPVALLARDVRGELQKVENGGPGAPGETEVRPRTEIQVVPRGSTPEGEAAAEPGAAPGTEAATEPAPAGGEGAEETGTLPTEPPVSPGMVTPDAAEEMDEAGEQAP, translated from the coding sequence ATGCCCATCCTCCGCACCGCCACCGCGACGCTCGCATCCGCCTCCCTGCTGCTGGCGCCGCTGACCGCCATCGCGCAGGTTCCCGTGCGCCCGCCGGCGCCTGTCGACAAGAAGGAGAAGCTGGAGGAGCGGGAGGCGCAGAAGAACCGCCTCCGCCTGCCGGGCGGCGTCCTCAACCAGCAGCTCCAGGCGCAGCGCCCGGGTCCCCAGACCCAGCCGATCCGGCCCTCGACGCCGCTGCCGCCCCGCCCCAACGCCCCCGCCGCTCCGGTGCCCCCGCCGGCGCCCCCGACCACCCGGGCCCAGCAGGGCACCACCAGTGGCACCGGCACCGCTGCAGGCACGACCAACGGCCGCACCGCCGAGGAGCAGCAGGAGATGCGCGAGGAGGCGCGCCGCCGGGGCCGCTTCCAGCTCGACTTCGACAAGGCCGACATCGCCGACGTGGTCCAGACCATCTCGGACTTCACCGGCAAGCTCTTCATCGTGCCGGAGAACGTCCGCGGCAAGATCACCATCGTCGGCCCCGAGGACGGCACCGGCCTCGTCACCGCCAACGAGGCCTACGCCGCCTTCCTCTCCGCCCTCGAGGCGAACAACTGGACCGTCTATCCGGTGGGCCAGTACCTGAAGCTGGTGGAGAAGCGCGCAGCGCCCAACAGCCACGTCTGGACCTATACCGATCCCAACGCGCCGATCCCCGCGGACGAGCGCATGGTGACCAAGGTCCTGCGCCTCAAGTACGCCGAGACCGATTCGCTGGCCAACCCGCTGAAGCAGCTCGCCTCCAAGGACGCGAGCATCATCCCGCTTCCGCCGGACACCCTCATCATCACCGAGGTGGCGCTCAACCTCCGCCGCATCGAGCGGATCATCCAGTCCCTCGATCAGCCCGGCGGCGGTGACGAGCTGCGCATCCTCCAGGTCGAGTACGCCAACGCCCAGGAGCTCGCCGACAAGCTCCTCCAGATCTTCGAGAGCCAGGGCGGCGGCGGGCAGGCCGCAGCCCGCGGCCGCGCCACCCCCGCGAAGCCTGCGACGGCAGCGGCTCCCGGCGCCGATCTCGAGGGCGGTGCGGTCTCGATCACCCGGGTGATCGCAGACGAGCGCACCAACAAGCTCATCGTCATCGCCTCGAGCCGCGCCTTCGATCAGATCACCGACCTCGTCCGCCAGCTCGACGTTCCCACCGGCGACACCGGCCGCGTCAACGTCTACTACCTCGAGAACGCCAACGCCGAGGAGCTCGCCACCACGCTGCAGGGGCTGACCACCGGCGGCACCGCGGCGCCGGCGCGCCCCACCCCCCGCCGCGCCGCCCGTCCCGGCCAGGATCAGGCGCAGCCCGGCACCGCCGAGCTCTTCGCCGGCGAGGTGAAGATCTCCGCGGACACGGCGACCAACTCCCTCGTGATCGTCGCCAGCGCCCAGGACTACAAGAGCATCACCAAGGTGATCGAGCGCCTCGACATCCCGCGCCGCCAGGTCTTCGTCGAAGCGGTGATCATGGAGGTCAACCTCCGCAACAACGACGAGTACGGCCTCTCCTTCCACGGCGGCGCCACCGTCGACACCGAGGACGGCATCGCGCCGATCATCGCCGGCTCGCAGGTCGGCCCCGCGCGCTCGCTCAACCTCTCGAGCCTCGTCTCCCTCGGCGGCTTCCTCGCCGGGATGCAGGGGCCCCCGATCCCCGCTGCGGCGGAGCTCGGCGTGGCGCTCCCCTCCTTCGGCGTGGTGCTGCACGCCCTGAGCAGCAACTCCGACGTGAACGTGCTCTCCACCCCGCACATCCTCACCTCGGACAACGAGGAGGCCGAGATCACCGTCGGCCAGAACGTCCCCTTCCAGGCGGGCTTCGCGCCGCAGGGCATCTCCAACCTGCTGAGCGGCGCGGCGGGTGGCACCGGCGCGAGCAGCGCCCTGCTCGGCTCCGCCCTCGGCGGCCTGGGCGGCGGCCTCAGTTCCTTCTACGCGCCGATCCAGCGCCAGAACGTCGAGCTCAAGCTCAAGATCAAGCCGCAGATCAACGAGAGCGACTACATCCGCATGGAGGTGGAGGAGCAGACCGAGGAGATCGCGGAGCAGGATCCGACCCTCGGGCCCACCACCGCCAAGCGCACCGCCAAGACTGTGGTGGTGGCCAAGGACCAGACCACCGTCGTCATCGGCGGCCTGATCCAGGAGCGCACCATCAACTCGGTGGCGAAGACCCCGATCCTCGGCGACATCCCGGTGATCGGCAGGCTCTTCCGCGACACCTCGACCACCAAGGCGCGCACCAACCTCCTGCTCTTCCTCACGCCCTACATCATCCGCGACCAGTCGGACTTCCGCCGGATCTTCGAGCGGAAGATGCGGGAGCGCGACGAGTTCATCGCCGCCTTCTACGGCACCTCCACCGAGTACGAGGTCCCGATCGACTACGCCCGCAAGGCCGGCCCGGTTGCCCTCCTCGCGCGCGACGTGCGGGGCGAGCTGCAGAAGGTGGAGAACGGCGGCCCCGGCGCCCCCGGCGAGACCGAGGTCCGGCCGCGCACCGAGATCCAGGTCGTGCCCCGCGGCAGCACGCCCGAGGGCGAGGCCGCCGCGGAGCCTGGCGCAGCGCCGGGCACCGAGGCGGCCACCGAGCCCGCGCCTGCCGGCGGGGAAGGCGCCGAGGAGACCGGCACGCTGCCGACCGAGCCCCCGGTCTCTCCGGGGATGGTGACCCCGGATGCAGCGGAGGAGATGGACGAAGCGGGCGAGCAGGCTCCCTGA
- the gspE gene encoding type II secretion system ATPase GspE, translating to MNLDARTAGAFDAELAANDTALLCGRPIGEILRHTAGLSEAKIAEALAKQDESGSRLGEVLVGMKAVTEEQVLQALALQLDLPFLEKIDDNKVDTELVQRIPINFAKQYKMMPLWRADGEIVVAVADPVDTTALDQARLTLQARVSPVVATQQVVIDAIHTVFERLAHDADAMGSQLDEEENETLAQEVEEAPDLIDSGDDEAPIIRLVNWLMKRAVKERASDIHIEPFEKELLVRFRVDGVLKEVIKPPKRFQKAITSRIKIMGQLNIAETRLPQDGRIRIKIAGKEVDIRLSTIPTAWGESCVMRLLDRSSVMLDLKDIGFEQEQYEIIDQLLHRSHGIVLVTGPTGSGKTTTLYAGLHKINKPDLKILTAEDPVEYQMKGVNQVAVQPKIGLTFAGALRSFLRQDPDVILVGEIRDIETAEIAIQASLTGHLVLSTVHTNDAPGAITRLVDMGVEPFLVASSLVGSLAQRLVRTLCKHCKEPYQPSKEELEEVGITPEIMERTGTGVLMRPKGCQECNNLGYKGRTGIYEMMLVDDEIRQMILRNVDSNTIKKHALGKGMMALREHGAVKVARGITSAAEVLRVVQDDVVL from the coding sequence ATGAACCTCGATGCCCGGACGGCCGGCGCCTTCGACGCCGAGCTGGCGGCGAACGACACCGCCCTCCTGTGCGGCAGGCCCATCGGCGAGATCCTGCGCCACACCGCCGGCCTCTCCGAGGCGAAGATCGCCGAGGCCCTGGCGAAGCAGGACGAGTCGGGCAGCCGCCTCGGCGAGGTCCTCGTCGGCATGAAGGCGGTCACCGAGGAGCAGGTGCTGCAGGCCCTCGCGCTGCAGCTCGACCTGCCCTTCCTCGAGAAGATCGACGACAACAAGGTCGACACCGAGCTCGTCCAGCGGATCCCGATCAACTTCGCCAAGCAGTACAAGATGATGCCGCTGTGGCGGGCGGACGGCGAGATCGTCGTCGCCGTCGCCGACCCGGTGGACACCACCGCCCTCGATCAGGCGCGCCTCACCCTGCAGGCCCGGGTCTCGCCCGTGGTCGCCACCCAGCAGGTGGTGATCGACGCGATCCACACCGTCTTCGAGCGGCTCGCCCACGACGCCGACGCGATGGGCTCGCAGCTGGACGAGGAGGAGAACGAGACCCTCGCGCAGGAAGTCGAGGAGGCCCCCGACCTCATCGACTCCGGCGACGACGAGGCCCCGATCATCCGCCTCGTGAACTGGCTGATGAAGCGCGCGGTGAAGGAGCGCGCCTCCGATATCCACATCGAGCCCTTCGAAAAGGAATTGCTCGTCCGGTTCCGCGTCGACGGCGTGCTCAAGGAGGTGATCAAGCCTCCGAAGCGCTTCCAGAAGGCGATCACCTCCCGCATCAAGATCATGGGGCAGCTGAACATCGCGGAGACCCGTCTCCCGCAGGACGGCCGCATCCGGATCAAGATCGCCGGCAAAGAGGTCGACATCCGCCTCTCGACCATCCCCACCGCGTGGGGCGAGAGCTGCGTGATGCGTCTGCTCGACCGCTCGAGCGTGATGCTCGACCTGAAGGACATCGGCTTCGAGCAGGAGCAGTACGAGATCATCGACCAGCTGCTCCACCGCTCCCACGGCATCGTGCTCGTCACCGGCCCCACGGGCTCCGGCAAGACGACCACGCTCTACGCGGGCCTTCACAAGATCAACAAGCCCGACCTCAAGATCCTCACGGCAGAGGACCCGGTCGAGTACCAGATGAAGGGCGTGAACCAGGTGGCGGTGCAGCCGAAGATCGGCCTCACCTTCGCCGGCGCGCTGCGCTCCTTCCTCCGCCAGGATCCCGACGTGATCCTCGTCGGCGAGATTCGAGACATCGAGACCGCCGAGATCGCGATCCAGGCCTCGCTCACCGGCCATCTCGTGCTCTCCACCGTCCACACCAACGACGCCCCTGGTGCGATCACCCGTCTCGTCGACATGGGCGTGGAGCCCTTCCTCGTGGCCTCGTCGCTGGTCGGTTCGCTGGCGCAGCGCCTGGTGCGCACGCTCTGCAAGCACTGCAAGGAGCCGTACCAGCCGTCGAAGGAGGAGCTCGAGGAGGTGGGCATCACCCCCGAGATCATGGAGCGCACCGGCACCGGCGTGCTCATGCGCCCCAAGGGCTGCCAGGAGTGCAACAACCTCGGCTACAAGGGCCGCACCGGCATCTACGAGATGATGCTCGTCGACGACGAGATCCGGCAGATGATCCTCAGGAACGTCGACTCGAACACCATCAAGAAGCACGCCCTCGGCAAGGGGATGATGGCGCTGCGCGAGCATGGCGCCGTGAAGGTCGCCCGCGGGATCACCTCTGCAGCCGAAGTGCTGCGCGTGGTCCAGGACGACGTGGTGCTCTGA
- the gspF gene encoding type II secretion system inner membrane protein GspF: MPVFEYKAFNDAGKQITGVRDAESAKVLRQLLRKDGIFLTEVTAERQGAGAVAAGGTARNLKLKQLFVGRIGTDDIAILTRQLATLLHAGIPLVEALTALIDQVEHERLKTIVTQVKERVNEGAALADALQEHPRAFSNLYVNMVRSGEHSGALDVVLTRLADFTEAQARLRSKIFGTLMYPAIMMGIGMLIVVVLLTVVVPKISQMFEDMGATLPLLTRILIGASNLVSQYWYVVVALLALGGWFFAKWKKTPKGTEKFDELLLKSPVLGQMIRMLAIARFSRTLSTLLKSGVPLLTAMGIVKALVTNTVLSKVIENARESIKEGESIAGPLKRSGQFPPIVYHMVAIGERSGQLEEMLTNVADAYDSQVETRIAALTSLLEPIMIVMMGGIVAFIVFSILMPILQMNTLVQ, from the coding sequence ATGCCGGTCTTCGAGTACAAGGCGTTCAACGACGCCGGGAAACAGATCACCGGCGTGCGTGACGCCGAGAGCGCCAAGGTCTTGCGGCAGCTGCTCCGCAAGGACGGGATCTTCCTCACCGAGGTCACCGCCGAGCGGCAGGGGGCCGGTGCGGTCGCCGCCGGCGGCACCGCCCGCAACCTCAAGCTCAAGCAGCTCTTCGTCGGCCGCATCGGCACCGACGACATCGCCATTCTCACCAGGCAGCTGGCCACCCTGCTCCACGCGGGGATCCCGCTGGTCGAGGCGCTCACCGCGCTCATCGATCAGGTGGAGCACGAGCGGCTGAAGACCATCGTCACCCAGGTGAAGGAGCGCGTGAACGAGGGCGCGGCGCTGGCCGATGCGCTGCAGGAGCACCCGCGCGCGTTCTCGAACCTCTACGTGAACATGGTCCGCTCGGGTGAGCACTCGGGCGCCCTCGACGTGGTGCTCACGCGCCTCGCCGACTTCACCGAGGCGCAGGCGCGCCTGCGGTCGAAGATCTTCGGCACGCTGATGTACCCGGCGATCATGATGGGCATCGGCATGCTCATCGTGGTGGTGCTGCTCACGGTGGTGGTGCCGAAGATCTCGCAGATGTTCGAGGACATGGGCGCCACCCTGCCCCTGCTCACCCGCATCCTCATCGGCGCCTCCAACCTGGTGAGCCAGTACTGGTACGTGGTGGTGGCGCTGCTGGCGCTCGGCGGCTGGTTCTTCGCGAAGTGGAAGAAGACGCCGAAGGGAACCGAGAAGTTCGACGAGCTCCTGCTCAAGTCGCCGGTGCTGGGGCAGATGATCCGGATGCTCGCGATCGCCCGCTTCTCCCGCACCCTCTCGACGCTCCTCAAGAGCGGCGTTCCCCTGCTCACCGCGATGGGGATCGTCAAGGCGCTGGTCACCAACACCGTGCTCTCGAAGGTGATCGAGAACGCCCGCGAGTCGATCAAGGAGGGCGAGTCGATCGCCGGTCCGCTGAAGCGCAGCGGGCAGTTCCCGCCGATCGTCTACCACATGGTCGCGATCGGCGAGCGCTCCGGCCAGCTCGAAGAGATGCTCACCAACGTGGCCGATGCGTACGACTCGCAGGTCGAGACCCGCATCGCCGCCCTCACCAGCCTGCTGGAACCGATCATGATCGTGATGATGGGCGGAATCGTCGCCTTCATCGTCTTCTCGATCCTGATGCCGATCCTCCAGATGAACACGCTGGTCCAGTAA
- the gspG gene encoding type II secretion system major pseudopilin GspG — protein sequence MKSYLQKLVAKRGNVGARGMTLIEIMVVVFILGLIATVVAINVQDAASNAEAKAAQLDIKAIEQGMDMYRLKKGRYPNTSEGIGVLYSSGTLKGSPKKDPWGKDYVYLYPGQKNPKGFDLISYGPDGNPGGGDDITNAD from the coding sequence ATGAAGTCCTACTTGCAGAAGCTGGTCGCCAAGCGCGGCAACGTCGGCGCCCGCGGCATGACCCTCATCGAGATCATGGTGGTGGTCTTCATCCTCGGCCTGATCGCGACCGTGGTCGCCATCAACGTCCAGGACGCCGCGTCGAACGCGGAGGCGAAGGCCGCGCAGCTCGACATCAAGGCGATCGAGCAGGGCATGGACATGTACCGCCTCAAGAAGGGCCGCTACCCGAACACCAGCGAGGGGATCGGCGTCCTCTACTCGAGCGGCACGCTCAAGGGCTCGCCCAAGAAGGATCCCTGGGGCAAGGACTACGTCTACCTCTACCCCGGCCAGAAGAACCCCAAGGGCTTCGACTTGATCTCGTACGGCCCCGACGGCAACCCCGGCGGCGGCGACGACATCACCAACGCGGACTGA
- a CDS encoding Tfp pilus assembly protein FimT/FimU yields MKALSTSKNGARGFTLIELGVVVGILALVALVVIPSVEAAFGVKTREEAARVAGSVRAMYSEAVLSGRTCRMVFDLDNGSYWPECAAGRVTVTKTEESLRGKRIEDAARFITGTEEEEAARQEIEAKNGFSAYESGLAPKKTLSEPIRVESVWTQHQTEPYEAGTSFLYFFPNGQTERAYIYVSDEEDTFTIIVNPMTGRARVEAGKVEIPDREMSR; encoded by the coding sequence TTGAAGGCACTCTCCACCAGCAAGAACGGCGCACGCGGCTTCACGCTCATCGAGCTGGGCGTCGTGGTGGGCATCCTCGCCCTCGTCGCGCTGGTGGTGATCCCTTCGGTCGAAGCGGCGTTCGGCGTGAAGACGCGGGAGGAAGCTGCCCGCGTCGCCGGTTCCGTCCGGGCGATGTACTCCGAGGCCGTACTCTCCGGCAGGACCTGCCGGATGGTCTTCGACCTCGACAACGGGAGCTATTGGCCCGAGTGCGCCGCAGGCCGCGTGACCGTGACCAAGACCGAGGAGAGCCTCCGCGGCAAGCGGATCGAGGATGCGGCCCGGTTCATCACCGGCACCGAGGAGGAGGAGGCCGCCCGCCAGGAGATCGAGGCGAAGAACGGCTTCTCCGCCTACGAGTCGGGGCTGGCTCCGAAGAAGACCCTCTCCGAGCCGATCCGGGTCGAGTCGGTCTGGACCCAGCACCAGACCGAGCCCTACGAGGCGGGCACCTCCTTTCTCTACTTCTTCCCCAACGGACAGACCGAGCGAGCCTACATCTACGTGAGCGACGAGGAAGACACCTTCACCATCATCGTCAACCCGATGACCGGCAGAGCGCGGGTCGAGGCGGGCAAGGTCGAGATCCCCGACCGGGAGATGAGCCGATGA
- a CDS encoding prepilin-type N-terminal cleavage/methylation domain-containing protein, whose product MRKARGFTLLEVMVAVGILALAITAIVGINGNAINAHQYSKRVTVATMLARSKMVDLESQFNEEGFTSQFDQKMAGDFSEEGWDEFRWEAEIVKPELDEGSATSMVQNLVQQFTGQAEDEVEAASNTAGGPTPALPGGMGAMAAQFAPMIESQVSTLTTTLEQSVREVRLKVSWGKGEQTESVDVTTHFVILPQAQWAPPK is encoded by the coding sequence ATGAGGAAGGCCCGTGGCTTCACGCTCCTCGAGGTGATGGTCGCCGTGGGCATCCTCGCCCTCGCCATCACCGCGATCGTCGGGATCAACGGCAACGCCATCAACGCGCACCAGTACTCGAAGCGCGTGACGGTGGCGACGATGCTCGCCCGCTCGAAGATGGTGGACCTCGAATCGCAGTTCAACGAGGAGGGCTTCACCTCCCAGTTCGACCAGAAGATGGCGGGCGACTTCTCCGAGGAGGGCTGGGACGAGTTCCGCTGGGAGGCGGAGATCGTCAAGCCCGAGCTCGACGAGGGCAGTGCCACCTCGATGGTCCAGAACCTCGTGCAGCAGTTCACCGGCCAGGCCGAGGACGAGGTGGAGGCCGCCTCCAACACCGCAGGGGGCCCCACGCCGGCGCTGCCCGGCGGCATGGGCGCGATGGCGGCGCAGTTCGCGCCGATGATCGAGTCGCAGGTGAGCACCCTCACCACGACCCTCGAGCAGTCGGTCCGCGAGGTGCGTCTGAAGGTCTCCTGGGGCAAGGGCGAGCAGACGGAGAGCGTGGACGTGACCACCCACTTCGTCATCCTGCCGCAGGCGCAGTGGGCGCCGCCCAAATGA
- a CDS encoding type II secretion system protein GspJ — protein sequence MRTTLRRASGFTLLEVMVSLGILAVLAALVWGSFAPTWDAKQLVAEQAEHYHGIRISLQRMSREISMAFISDNYDPKRYRERPTHFVGRDSGDDDELRFTTLAHERMYQDAKESDQSVVEYRIDRDPDDRDKLALIRREKTVIDEDPDDGGTEAVLATGIEGLDFEYWDVEEKDWSREWDTHDTGYTDRLPERVRITIHAKDETGQVRKYTTQSVVFLRTPLGK from the coding sequence ATGAGGACGACCCTGCGCCGCGCCAGCGGCTTCACCCTCCTCGAGGTGATGGTCTCCCTCGGGATCCTCGCCGTGCTTGCCGCCCTGGTGTGGGGCAGCTTCGCGCCCACCTGGGACGCGAAGCAGCTCGTCGCCGAGCAGGCCGAGCACTACCACGGGATCCGGATCTCGCTGCAGCGGATGAGCCGCGAGATCTCGATGGCCTTCATCTCGGACAACTACGATCCGAAGCGCTACCGGGAGCGGCCCACCCACTTCGTCGGCAGGGACTCCGGCGACGACGACGAGCTCCGCTTCACCACCCTGGCCCACGAGCGGATGTACCAGGACGCCAAGGAGAGCGACCAGTCGGTCGTCGAGTACCGCATCGACCGCGACCCCGACGACCGCGACAAGCTGGCGCTCATCCGCCGCGAGAAGACGGTGATCGACGAGGACCCCGACGACGGGGGCACCGAGGCGGTCCTCGCCACCGGCATCGAGGGGCTCGACTTCGAATACTGGGACGTCGAGGAGAAGGACTGGAGCCGGGAGTGGGACACCCACGACACCGGCTACACCGACCGCCTGCCCGAACGTGTGCGGATCACGATCCACGCAAAGGACGAGACGGGGCAGGTGCGGAAGTATACGACGCAGTCGGTTGTCTTCCTGCGAACGCCGCTCGGCAAGTAG
- a CDS encoding general secretion pathway protein GspK: MRLFSDKAGGARPKATTLSKDGGKRGMALLMVLTSIAVLTAVVVEFAYETRVDATLAANARDELRAEYMARSAVNLSRLVLHFQNQFDKQGAQLGQAIGAATGGQAMAMPKIRLWELLPVESSSINMFVGAVAGPPPEDVPLAPTEPKPGEAVPAAGLQMFGTYEGSFAASIEDEESKFNLNRISMPGTTGAVFAQQLALLWRDPRWDFLFDEDTAHKERYTREELVVHIKDWIDENEVGSAVDRVTGQLTDGFSDEVGPYTRYRPDYKPKNAKFDSLAEMYQVAGIGDRFMAAFGDRFTVFPDPNTEMNVNTSDPMQQYVNILIAAENPDLPALKDPMVIQALLQEIETLRMFGGFMGITVQQFSQVLMGAGINVRREIQYSPQQNEFLGDTSQTFRIEATGQVGDVNKKITAVVRYDDKLGTLLYWRED; the protein is encoded by the coding sequence ATGCGGCTTTTCTCGGACAAGGCAGGCGGCGCTCGCCCGAAGGCCACCACCCTCTCGAAGGATGGCGGCAAGCGCGGCATGGCGCTGCTGATGGTGCTCACCTCGATCGCGGTGCTGACCGCGGTGGTGGTGGAGTTCGCCTACGAGACCCGCGTGGACGCCACCCTGGCAGCCAATGCCCGCGACGAGCTGCGCGCCGAGTACATGGCCCGCTCCGCGGTCAACCTCTCGCGCCTCGTCCTCCACTTCCAGAACCAGTTCGACAAGCAGGGCGCGCAGCTCGGCCAGGCGATCGGGGCCGCCACGGGCGGGCAGGCGATGGCGATGCCGAAGATCCGCCTCTGGGAGCTCCTCCCGGTGGAGTCCTCGTCGATCAACATGTTCGTCGGCGCGGTGGCAGGCCCCCCGCCGGAGGACGTGCCCCTCGCTCCGACCGAGCCGAAGCCCGGCGAGGCGGTCCCCGCAGCGGGGCTGCAGATGTTCGGCACCTACGAGGGATCGTTCGCCGCCTCGATCGAGGACGAGGAGAGCAAGTTCAACCTCAACCGGATCAGCATGCCGGGCACCACCGGCGCCGTCTTCGCCCAGCAGCTCGCCCTGCTCTGGCGGGACCCCCGGTGGGACTTCCTCTTCGACGAGGACACCGCGCACAAGGAGCGCTACACCCGCGAGGAGCTCGTGGTCCACATCAAGGACTGGATCGACGAGAACGAGGTGGGCTCCGCGGTGGACCGGGTGACCGGCCAGCTCACCGACGGCTTCTCCGACGAGGTCGGCCCCTACACGCGCTACCGGCCGGACTACAAGCCGAAGAACGCGAAGTTCGACAGCCTGGCGGAGATGTACCAGGTGGCGGGTATCGGCGACCGCTTCATGGCGGCCTTCGGCGATCGCTTCACCGTATTCCCGGATCCGAACACCGAGATGAACGTCAACACCTCGGATCCGATGCAGCAGTACGTCAACATCCTCATCGCGGCAGAGAACCCCGACCTTCCCGCGTTGAAGGACCCGATGGTGATCCAGGCGCTGCTCCAGGAGATCGAGACGCTCCGGATGTTCGGCGGCTTCATGGGGATCACGGTGCAGCAGTTCTCGCAGGTGCTCATGGGCGCCGGCATCAACGTGCGGCGCGAGATCCAGTACAGCCCGCAGCAGAACGAGTTTCTCGGCGACACCAGCCAGACGTTCCGCATCGAGGCGACGGGCCAGGTGGGCGACGTGAACAAGAAGATCACCGCCGTGGTTCGCTACGACGACAAGTTGGGGACGCTGCTTTACTGGCGGGAGGACTGA